TCATATAAGAGACAGACTGACAAAGTTGGCAGAGGAGGGGATTTGGAGAAGGAAAAAATTGGACTAATACTATAAACTTTCAACAAGTTTCCTCAGCCCTGCTATTAGTTCTGTTTCATTTTCTGCATGGGAAACGACTAGAGGAACTCTCTCCTTTTCTGCTATTTTTACAGCTAGCTCATCCAACCTCTTAACGCCATGCAATACAACCATTGCTGGTTTTAGCCCTTGAACCCTAACTGCGATCATTGGACTTCTTCCAGTAGTCACCTTAGTAAAGATCAGAGCTCTTTCTGTTGTCCAGCCATAGAGTTTTAGAAATTCTTCAGCAGACATTTCAAGTATTGCTTGGATACTATCCACTACTGTATACCCATAGATTCTCCTATCCATGAGATCAGGATTTGCAACTATCTCGCCCTTAACGGCATTAACTATGTCCTTAACTGTTACAGGGATGTTGAATTCCCTAATATCAAGAATTGCACTAGTTGGAATTTCGCCACTTAGTGTCCTGCTAAACGCCTTTATCACATTTCCCCCTCTCTTTTCGTCTATTTCTATTAATGCTTCAACGAACTTCCTTATGGTAGATGCTCCAGGACTTTTTCTTCTTCCCCCTTCATAATCACTAATAACAGAAGAGGAGACCCCAAGATACTCAGCAAGTTCGGTTTGACTTATTCCAAATATCTCCCTCCATTTTCTCATGGTTTTGCCTGGATCTGGAGAGAGAACTATCTCACCTGCGATCCTTCTAGCTAGGGCTTCCTTTTCCTTTTCGAACATGATGATATTTTAACAAAGGGATAATATAAATATTTCGGCAATTGCCTAAACATTGAGTGAAGTTAAAAGATTTTTCAACTTTCTGAAGTCTTCTTCAAGTTCCTTCCGAAGTTGGGGTCTGTATAAGGCCACGGCGGGATGGTACATAGGAATGATATAGATTTTTCCGAAGAGTGTTCCAGCCTCGAAAATCTTACCATGGATTTTACTGATATTCTCAACTTCAAAACCAAACTTTCTCAAAATGTAAGATGTTGAGAAACGGCCAAGGGTCACTATGATCTTTGGTCTTATTATATCGATTTGCATATCAAGATACGGAGCACATGCTTTGATTTCATCCTCTGTTGGATCTCTGTTATTTGGTGGTCTACATTTAACTATATTTGTTATGTAGACTTCTTCCCTTCTCAAACCTATACCTTTCAGGAGCTCATCTAGTACTTTTCCAGCTTTTCCAACAAAGGGAAGTCCTTGTTGATCCTCCCAATATCCTGGAGCTTCTCCAATGAACATTATCTTTGCATCATAATTTCCATAGCCTGGAACAGGATTTGTTCTCAAGCGCCATAGGGGACATTTTCTACAAGATTTTATTTTCTCTTCAAGCTTTTTCATCCGCTCTTCTTTAGAAACCACAGAGGATCACCTTTTTACAGGGAGTCTTGCTTGGGAAAGATAAGCTTGAAGTAATTCTACCCAAGCCGTGTAATATCCTCTTTCGTAATCATCCCTAAACTCTTGGTTTTTTATTTCTTCAAATCTTTTGAGCAATTCTTTGATCTCATCTGGATCGGGGTTGTTAAGTAGTCTTACAATAAGTGAATCAGAGTCGTTGTCTTTTATTGCACTCATAAACCCGTTTATTGCTTTTAGATATCCTCTCCCCCACTCGTCATCTTTAACAAGCTTTGAGAGCTTATCAAGGTGAGATTTTGCTTTATCAAAATCCCTCCTAAGTAGAGCCCTTAGAAACATTTCCATTCTCATTTCTCTTGCTGGCAATTTCTCACCTCCTTAGCCTCTGTAGGAGATCCTCTTTTGTTGGTAGATTATTGAACACTTTTGGATCTTTTACCTTCACTAGAATCGGGATAGTATCGTCGAACATTTTGAGTATTTTACCAAATGGTATCTTACCTTCGCCAGGAAGGAGATGTAAATCACCAACTCCATAAGCCAAAGCATCTTCAGGCTCAACCTGGGGGAACATCTTCCCGAAATTATCATGTACTAGTAGAAGTATCGTTTTGTCTACGCCAAGTTTTACATCCTCCAAAAGCTTATTTTCATTTCCCTGGGCACTCAAGAATGCATGTGCAACGTCCAATGCAAATCCTACGTTGTCTCTATCAACGTTGTCTATGACATATAGGGTGTCCTTGACACTGAAAGTATTTTCAAGGGCTATCTTTATTCCAAATTTAGATGCTGTATCGGCTAGACTTCTTATAGCATCAATTTCCAAGTCAAGCCTTCCTGTTTTCCCGCTTTGCATTACAATAATCTTTGCTCCAAGTTTTATGGCAACATCAAGAGCAGCCTTTGCTACTTTAAAGTGTCTGGTATAGTAGACGCTGTCTCTCAAATTAAGAGAGACAGGCATTCTAATTATATACTCAATTCCAACTCCCCTCAGAGCAGCCTCAACTTGTTGCAAGTGGTCTTCGATCACAATTCCATTCTTTATCAGCCCCAAGGCATGTGGAAAAATTTGAACAAAATCATAGTTCTTTATCTTGACCTCCGCCAAAATCGAAGGTAGAGTCTTTCCCTCTTTAATAAAGTGGGGATATATACTTACTCCAACCTTCATAATCCTAACCCCCTTGAAAAACCCTCAAGCGAAAGACTTAAAAGTCTTCCGTGAATGAGGTACTTCCGGGCAATGCCGGGGTAGCTTAGCCTGGTCAAAGCGCCCGGCTCATAGGGCTACTCCCCCGTAGAGGGGGAGCCTGAGAAACCGGGAGATCCGGGGTTCGAAGCCCCGCCCCGGCACCAAAGCTTTTCTGAACGTAGGTATTTTTAAGGAGTTAAACATAGATAAGAGGGGAGACCAAATGCACCTAATGGAATTCCCAAGAGAAGTTATTCTTGGTAAAGATTTAATTAGGGAGGTAAATAATGTAGCTAAAAGGTTGAAATTAAGTTCACCTGTTCTCGTAGTATATGGACCAAAAACAAGGGAAATAGCAGGAAAAGATGTGGAGAAGGCATTGAACTCAGATTTTGACGTTCATTCCATAACCGTTAAGGAAGCCCACATAAAGGAAGTTGAAATTGTCGAGGATAAAATAAGAGATGAGGGGATAAAATGGGCAATTGCTGTTGGCGGTGGAAGCATAATTGATGTAACAAAGCTGGCAAGCTATAGAGCAGGAATACCCTTCATAAGCTTTCCAACTACAGCTTCCCATGATGGCATTGCAAGTGCAAATGCCTCGATAAAAGGGCTAGGAGCAAAAACATCGATAAAGGCAAGGCCACCTATAGCGGTCATAGCGGATATAGGGATAATAAAAACAGCCCCCAAGAGATATCTAGCAGCAGGAGTTGGAGACGTGATAAGCAACATAACAGCAGTTAGGGATTGGAAATTGGCACATAAAATTAGAGGGGAATACTTTAGCGAATATGCAGCTGCATTAAGTCTAATGAGTGCAAAGATGGTCATGAGAGATGCGGAAATAATAAGGCTTGGCGAAGATGAAGGAATTAGAAAGGTCGTTAAAGCTCTGATATCTAGTGGAGTCGCAATGAGCATCGCTGGCTCTTCAAGACCTGCAAGTGGTGCTGAGCATTTGTTCAGCCATGCCCTTGACATGCTTCTCGAAAAGCCCGCTCTTCATGGAGAACAAACAGGAATTGGAACAATAATAATGGCATATCTCCACGGAATCAACTGGAAAAAGATCAAAGAGACTTTAAAGACTGTAGGCGCTCCAACAACAGCATATGAGCTGGGAATTGACCCAGAGATAATAATAGAGGCTCTAACGATAGCTCATACGATAAGGCCAGAAAGGTACACAATTTTAGGTAGAGATGGCCTAACGAGAGAAGCTGCTGAAAGAGCAGCTAAAATAACAGGTGTAATTTAGGAGGTGTTTTGAGATGGTTACGAAGACGATAATTACGCTAGTTGGGGAAAAACTGGCTAAACCCGGGCTAGAATTCATATATTATGGACCCGCAGAACCATGTAAAACGTGCAAACTTGCTAGAGTTTGTATAGGAAATCTAGAGGTTGGAAGAAGGTACAAAATAGTAAGTGTCCGCAACATAGAACATCCCTGCCCCCTCCATGAAGGGAAAGTTAGAACTGTAAGAGTAGTAGAGCCAGCAATAGAAGTCCTCATAGACCCGAGATATGCAATTGCAGGAAGCAAAATAAAATTGAAGTTCGTTGAATGCGATGATCCAGAAAAACTCGAAATAATAAGACCAGAGGGCCTATTTGAGGGAGATATGGTAAAGATACTTGAAATAGTTAGCGATGTTGAGTGCAATGGGAAGAAGTACAAACTTGTTAGGGTAGTTAGGGATACTGAATGATTTAACGTCTTTAATTTTTATTAAAAATTTTGTAGAAAAATTGAGGGAAATCACATTTTGTCAGGAGCCTCTATCCCCATAAGCCACAATGCATTTCTCAAGACCTGTCTAACAGCCATAACCAATAGTAATCTCGCTTCTCTGATACCTCTTTCTGCCTTTATCACGGGATGATCCATGTAGAATTTGTTGAAGAGTGAAGCTAATTCATTAGCATACCATGCAATTAAGTGAGGCTTTACATCCTCTCCAGCCTGCCTCACAACTTCTGGGAATTTCGCT
This is a stretch of genomic DNA from Pyrococcus sp. ST04. It encodes these proteins:
- a CDS encoding helix-turn-helix domain-containing protein, translated to MFEKEKEALARRIAGEIVLSPDPGKTMRKWREIFGISQTELAEYLGVSSSVISDYEGGRRKSPGASTIRKFVEALIEIDEKRGGNVIKAFSRTLSGEIPTSAILDIREFNIPVTVKDIVNAVKGEIVANPDLMDRRIYGYTVVDSIQAILEMSAEEFLKLYGWTTERALIFTKVTTGRSPMIAVRVQGLKPAMVVLHGVKRLDELAVKIAEKERVPLVVSHAENETELIAGLRKLVESL
- the udg gene encoding type-4 uracil-DNA glycosylase, which encodes MKKLEEKIKSCRKCPLWRLRTNPVPGYGNYDAKIMFIGEAPGYWEDQQGLPFVGKAGKVLDELLKGIGLRREEVYITNIVKCRPPNNRDPTEDEIKACAPYLDMQIDIIRPKIIVTLGRFSTSYILRKFGFEVENISKIHGKIFEAGTLFGKIYIIPMYHPAVALYRPQLRKELEEDFRKLKNLLTSLNV
- a CDS encoding sugar phosphate isomerase/epimerase; the encoded protein is MKVGVSIYPHFIKEGKTLPSILAEVKIKNYDFVQIFPHALGLIKNGIVIEDHLQQVEAALRGVGIEYIIRMPVSLNLRDSVYYTRHFKVAKAALDVAIKLGAKIIVMQSGKTGRLDLEIDAIRSLADTASKFGIKIALENTFSVKDTLYVIDNVDRDNVGFALDVAHAFLSAQGNENKLLEDVKLGVDKTILLLVHDNFGKMFPQVEPEDALAYGVGDLHLLPGEGKIPFGKILKMFDDTIPILVKVKDPKVFNNLPTKEDLLQRLRR
- a CDS encoding NAD(P)-dependent glycerol-1-phosphate dehydrogenase, with translation MHLMEFPREVILGKDLIREVNNVAKRLKLSSPVLVVYGPKTREIAGKDVEKALNSDFDVHSITVKEAHIKEVEIVEDKIRDEGIKWAIAVGGGSIIDVTKLASYRAGIPFISFPTTASHDGIASANASIKGLGAKTSIKARPPIAVIADIGIIKTAPKRYLAAGVGDVISNITAVRDWKLAHKIRGEYFSEYAAALSLMSAKMVMRDAEIIRLGEDEGIRKVVKALISSGVAMSIAGSSRPASGAEHLFSHALDMLLEKPALHGEQTGIGTIIMAYLHGINWKKIKETLKTVGAPTTAYELGIDPEIIIEALTIAHTIRPERYTILGRDGLTREAAERAAKITGVI
- a CDS encoding UPF0179 family protein, producing MVTKTIITLVGEKLAKPGLEFIYYGPAEPCKTCKLARVCIGNLEVGRRYKIVSVRNIEHPCPLHEGKVRTVRVVEPAIEVLIDPRYAIAGSKIKLKFVECDDPEKLEIIRPEGLFEGDMVKILEIVSDVECNGKKYKLVRVVRDTE